The following are from one region of the Rhizobacter sp. AJA081-3 genome:
- a CDS encoding prepilin-type N-terminal cleavage/methylation domain-containing protein: MRKKNQSRGARARGSSLIEVLVSILIMSFGILGVVGLHARAIQFSLDADDRNRAALFGDELAAQMRLARSVNLSAAQIDTFTKRVQGLDLVTNQPNGSGLPNANVAVAAGATPNVATLTITWRHPGQPVGQLSQFVMDVVLTDEEIT, translated from the coding sequence ATGCGCAAGAAGAATCAATCTCGAGGTGCCAGGGCGCGCGGCAGTTCCTTGATCGAGGTGTTGGTCTCGATCCTGATCATGTCGTTCGGCATCCTTGGTGTGGTCGGGCTGCACGCCAGGGCGATTCAGTTCTCGCTCGATGCGGACGATCGCAATCGCGCCGCCTTGTTCGGCGACGAACTGGCTGCGCAGATGCGTCTGGCGCGCTCGGTCAACTTGTCGGCTGCGCAGATCGACACCTTCACGAAGCGTGTGCAGGGCTTGGACCTCGTGACCAACCAACCGAATGGATCGGGCCTGCCGAACGCCAACGTGGCGGTGGCGGCTGGGGCCACGCCCAACGTTGCCACGCTCACGATCACGTGGCGGCACCCCGGCCAGCCCGTGGGTCAACTGTCGCAGTTCGTCATGGACGTGGTCCTGACCGACGAGGAGATCACATGA
- a CDS encoding pilus assembly protein, whose protein sequence is MTSEAAVASSVLWEFTAPEMGFTFGEPVVVKTRKYGWTVILPSGYNNADGHGYLFFVNPRTGALLEPPVATGTGATPTAPGLAHINAYVLNYKDGYADAVYGGDLDGNLWRFDITATSGAYPAPVKLAQLTDGLGNAQPVTSRPVIEWHPKTKGRYVMVGTGRLLDATDRNSTLEQSFYAIKDGDGGRFNRAADLPTGITFPIQRSQLVRNDTMLATINPTATAPMGWYKDLGFGPNNVAWRLVNDPAPFGSTVAFAPTLPSVDDPCTPSGESRTYAADFASGVSRLSDINGTVLPYTSPGSGVVTDLRFLSVNGKVRLIAGTDTGSVRQIRGEFGSALGLRRLNWRELGIGN, encoded by the coding sequence ATGACCAGCGAGGCGGCCGTGGCTTCGAGCGTGCTGTGGGAATTCACTGCGCCGGAAATGGGCTTCACGTTCGGCGAGCCTGTCGTCGTCAAGACGCGGAAGTACGGTTGGACTGTCATCCTGCCGTCCGGCTACAACAACGCCGATGGTCATGGCTACCTGTTCTTCGTGAATCCGCGCACTGGCGCACTGCTCGAGCCGCCTGTCGCAACCGGCACCGGCGCGACGCCGACCGCTCCGGGCCTGGCGCACATCAATGCGTACGTGTTGAACTACAAGGACGGATATGCCGACGCGGTGTATGGCGGCGATCTGGACGGCAACCTTTGGCGATTCGACATCACCGCGACCTCGGGTGCCTATCCGGCTCCGGTCAAGCTGGCGCAACTGACTGACGGTCTCGGAAATGCGCAGCCGGTCACCTCGCGTCCGGTCATCGAATGGCACCCCAAGACGAAGGGTCGCTACGTCATGGTGGGCACTGGCCGCCTGCTCGACGCCACCGATCGAAACTCTACGCTCGAGCAGAGCTTCTACGCGATCAAGGACGGAGATGGCGGGCGTTTCAACCGGGCGGCCGATCTGCCCACCGGCATCACCTTCCCGATCCAGCGCTCGCAACTGGTGCGCAACGACACCATGCTGGCCACCATCAATCCGACGGCCACGGCGCCGATGGGTTGGTACAAGGATCTCGGGTTCGGCCCGAACAACGTGGCCTGGCGTCTCGTGAACGATCCTGCTCCATTCGGCTCGACGGTGGCTTTTGCGCCGACGCTTCCGAGCGTGGATGATCCGTGTACGCCTTCTGGAGAAAGCCGGACTTACGCGGCGGACTTCGCGAGCGGCGTCTCCCGCCTCAGCGACATCAACGGGACGGTGCTGCCGTACACATCTCCCGGCTCTGGTGTCGTCACCGACCTGCGATTCCTCAGTGTCAACGGCAAGGTGCGACTGATCGCCGGAACGGACACGGGTTCAGTTCGTCAGATTCGGGGCGAGTTCGGTTCAGCGCTGGGTCTTCGCAGGCTCAACTGGCGCGAACTGGGCATCGGCAACTGA
- a CDS encoding PilW family protein, which translates to MKAVRPISALKRHRGFSLIELMVGVGIGLVITLAVFQVLTASEARKRTSTGLNDASQSGNYALYVLDRMLRSAGTGYSQGWATVGGCRLNALLPGGESLPRVGPLPAPFTAIPQAFRLAPVVIFRGASDTGSDVLMVMSGATGYGEVLTNVPAGGVAATQVTLPNTIGYRAGDLVMLASGGECLLSQVDAAKPACAGDPAAPLGTACGPILPLGGTYYTPAGPNLSLATLALQSDVSAFSIGNATTNPPQFGLIGVGADSTLFAHNLLLFNGVNASEPIAEGVRELYAVYGLDTNDDGILDAWQSPTALWDGPALMDGSAASNARLRQIVAVRVGMVLRSSLVERELSPGVPVAPANLPLFSDLPAPNPIIVDLTRAGENRNQRHRTVEITVPLRNFLMRTTS; encoded by the coding sequence ATGAAGGCAGTGCGCCCGATCTCTGCGCTGAAGCGCCACCGAGGCTTCTCGCTGATCGAACTGATGGTGGGGGTTGGTATCGGCCTCGTGATCACCCTGGCCGTCTTTCAGGTCCTGACCGCCAGTGAAGCCCGCAAGCGCACGTCCACGGGACTCAACGACGCGAGTCAGTCTGGCAACTATGCGCTCTACGTGCTCGATCGCATGTTGCGCAGCGCCGGGACGGGTTACTCCCAAGGATGGGCGACTGTCGGTGGCTGCCGGCTGAATGCCCTCCTGCCAGGCGGAGAGAGTTTGCCCAGAGTCGGCCCGCTGCCGGCGCCCTTTACTGCGATCCCGCAGGCGTTTCGCCTCGCGCCAGTGGTCATCTTTCGGGGTGCATCGGACACCGGTTCCGACGTGCTCATGGTCATGAGTGGAGCGACCGGCTATGGGGAGGTTCTGACGAATGTGCCGGCTGGCGGGGTTGCTGCCACGCAAGTCACGCTGCCCAACACCATCGGCTACCGTGCTGGCGATCTCGTGATGCTGGCCTCCGGAGGCGAGTGCTTGCTGAGTCAGGTCGATGCGGCCAAACCAGCTTGCGCAGGGGATCCGGCTGCGCCGCTGGGGACGGCCTGCGGGCCGATACTGCCGCTCGGTGGCACCTACTACACGCCGGCGGGACCCAACCTGTCGCTTGCCACCTTGGCCCTGCAAAGCGATGTCTCGGCTTTCTCGATCGGCAACGCGACGACCAATCCGCCCCAGTTCGGGCTGATCGGCGTTGGCGCGGACAGCACACTCTTTGCGCACAACCTGCTGCTATTCAACGGTGTCAACGCGTCCGAACCGATAGCCGAAGGAGTTCGCGAACTGTACGCGGTGTACGGCCTCGACACGAATGACGACGGCATCCTTGATGCATGGCAGTCACCGACGGCATTGTGGGATGGCCCTGCTCTCATGGACGGGTCAGCCGCGTCCAACGCCCGGCTGCGCCAGATCGTCGCGGTGCGTGTCGGCATGGTGCTGCGCTCTTCGCTCGTCGAACGCGAACTCTCGCCTGGCGTGCCGGTCGCGCCTGCCAATCTGCCGCTGTTCAGCGACCTTCCGGCGCCCAACCCGATCATCGTCGACCTCACCCGGGCCGGCGAGAACCGGAACCAGAGGCACCGCACCGTCGAGATCACCGTGCCCCTCCGCAACTTCCTGATGCGAACGACATCATGA
- a CDS encoding deoxyguanosinetriphosphate triphosphohydrolase, with amino-acid sequence MSERAPYASDPMRSRGRRHPLLPDAHRCEFQRDRDRIVHSTAFRRLVYKTQVFLNHEGDLFRTRMTHSLEVAQLARSIARRLRLHEDLCEAIALAHDLGHTPFGHAGQEALDAAYRAAAPDAGGFEHNYQSLRVVDVLEERYPEHDGLNLCFETREGILKHCSRRHAEAIEREEPGGVGRRFLDRTQPSLEAQLANLADAIAYNAHDIDDGVRAGLLDYEQLLEVPLLDQLHRDAVASFPTLTGRRLLYALMRGLIAYLVDDTVDTTEAAIRRYAPAHPQDVRRLPPMVGMGSETETSFIVVQQLLRERLYRHPRVWETTRAAQCVVSELFAAYLDSPQGLPAAHRERMPLETAVVDYIAGMTDRFALREHARVLGPGPLTARLS; translated from the coding sequence ATGAGCGAGAGGGCGCCCTACGCGAGCGATCCGATGCGCTCGCGCGGGCGCCGGCACCCGCTCCTCCCGGATGCCCATCGCTGCGAGTTCCAGCGCGATCGGGATCGAATCGTTCACAGCACGGCGTTTCGCCGCCTGGTCTACAAGACGCAGGTCTTCCTGAACCACGAAGGCGATCTCTTCAGGACGCGCATGACGCACTCGCTGGAGGTCGCCCAGCTCGCCCGCTCGATCGCGCGGCGCCTGCGCCTGCACGAAGACCTGTGCGAGGCGATCGCCCTCGCACATGATCTCGGGCACACGCCTTTCGGCCATGCGGGCCAGGAGGCGCTCGATGCGGCCTATCGCGCAGCGGCACCTGATGCGGGCGGATTCGAGCACAACTATCAGAGCCTGCGCGTCGTCGATGTGCTCGAGGAGCGCTATCCGGAGCACGACGGCCTGAACCTGTGCTTCGAGACCCGCGAGGGCATCCTCAAGCATTGCTCTCGGCGCCATGCCGAAGCGATCGAACGCGAGGAGCCAGGGGGCGTCGGCCGCCGCTTTCTCGACCGCACTCAGCCCAGCCTGGAAGCACAACTGGCCAATCTGGCCGACGCCATTGCCTACAACGCACACGACATCGATGACGGTGTCCGAGCTGGATTGCTGGACTACGAGCAATTGCTCGAGGTGCCGTTGCTCGATCAACTGCACCGCGATGCCGTCGCCTCGTTTCCGACGTTGACAGGCAGGCGACTGCTCTATGCGCTGATGCGTGGCCTCATTGCCTATCTGGTGGACGACACGGTTGACACGACAGAAGCCGCGATCAGGCGGTACGCACCGGCACACCCGCAGGACGTTCGGAGGCTACCGCCGATGGTCGGAATGGGATCGGAGACCGAAACTTCCTTCATCGTGGTGCAACAGCTGCTGCGCGAACGACTGTATCGACATCCCCGGGTCTGGGAAACCACCCGGGCGGCGCAGTGCGTCGTGAGCGAGCTCTTCGCGGCCTACCTCGACAGCCCACAGGGACTCCCGGCTGCACACCGTGAACGAATGCCGCTCGAGACTGCTGTGGTGGACTACATCGCGGGCATGACCGACCGATTTGCGCTGCGAGAGCACGCCCGGGTGCTAGGGCCCGGGCCGCTGACTGCACGCCTCAGCTGA
- a CDS encoding GspH/FimT family pseudopilin, which yields MPPLTCAQCHKASNQRGITVVELMVTVSLMVFLVFLAAPNFATWINNTRIRTVSEVLQNGARFAQAEAIRRNRSVVFYLTNAEPSLAAAAAANGSNWGARTLSLFAADVPEFIRGGALSDVAPGVLINGPAAICFNAAGQQITVAAEGCVAGLASYVVRRPEANPDLRRLRIDVSLGGRVRMCDPDKVLSATVPEGC from the coding sequence ATGCCCCCCCTGACTTGCGCTCAATGCCATAAGGCAAGCAACCAACGGGGGATCACGGTCGTCGAACTCATGGTGACTGTCTCGTTGATGGTTTTCCTCGTTTTCCTCGCGGCCCCGAACTTCGCTACCTGGATCAACAACACTCGAATCCGCACAGTGTCTGAGGTGCTGCAGAACGGAGCGCGCTTCGCGCAGGCCGAGGCTATCCGCCGCAATCGCAGCGTCGTCTTCTATCTCACCAACGCCGAACCTTCGCTGGCGGCCGCTGCTGCAGCCAATGGCAGCAACTGGGGTGCACGCACCTTGTCGCTCTTCGCGGCCGATGTGCCGGAGTTCATCCGGGGCGGCGCACTGTCCGACGTCGCACCTGGCGTCTTGATCAATGGACCGGCTGCAATCTGCTTCAACGCCGCGGGCCAGCAGATCACCGTCGCCGCCGAAGGCTGCGTTGCGGGCCTGGCCAGCTATGTCGTTCGGCGACCCGAAGCCAATCCTGACTTGAGGCGATTGAGGATCGACGTCTCGCTGGGCGGACGTGTGCGGATGTGCGATCCGGACAAGGTCCTCTCGGCCACGGTTCCGGAAGGATGCTAG
- a CDS encoding pilus assembly protein, with product MTSTHHVNREAGRRPRQVPANGRWRAAAALALAGAAALVSATASQAASLADAPVFSRSSILGNVALALSVEWPTAERAAYPGTNDYTSATTYKGYFDPNKCYQYQYDATVQANRYFYPAAVATNRTCVAMWSGNFLNWAATQTIDPFRLVMTGGFRVRDELNLTVLQKANHPATGQLYPNKSLPAAAIAGATPFGARAAFNTRINGAGFDMVFTVSGAVGAISGAVPATTDFNPANALVNATVYRIPIRVKVCDPTAPGGVETNCKQYGSNWKPEGMMQQYSQRLRFSALGYLNQSGNDRDGAVLRARMKFVGPTYPVPGAPNATNAAAEWDPNTGIFVTNPDTADAAATNLAYVPATAVSNSGVANYLNKFGQLFPANGYKGNDPVGELYYAAQRYFRNVGEVPEWNTLRPTTTVDRALDGFPVVRTWDDPIQYSCQKNFILGIGDIYTHADKNVPGATGATLEPAKPASVTSDTVVDGQAATNLAFALQGLAAPNANNYSGRNNSAAMVGLAYWANVNDIRPDVPNVAKTQGKQTIQTLWVDVLEQPFVNNNQFYLTAKYGGFIPPATPPYSFANTTALPDTWWWTSGEYVTGAIKRPDNYFTAGNPDQMITGLTQAFRRINSLSSAFTTSFSTSLPQVALIGTASFGAQYDASNWTGEVVGSEINFTVDGTPSTVERWRATTKLAAQLAGTGWNTARRVATWNGANGIPFRHASLTAAQQASLNTSYRPLVDDGADYLNYLRGERTHETDSTVTGSSRAYRARERLLGDIVGSAARPVGPPSLPLVDDLDNTGYSTFKDTYKTRPTVVYVGANDGMVHAFNGALTGATAGQELFAYVPSPTFAGPSSPSMPEVNGLAALGNPDYDHHYLVNGTPTNHDVDFTRTWNGSAIGTGAPNWRSLLIGGLGKGGALVLCP from the coding sequence ATGACCAGCACCCATCACGTGAATCGCGAAGCCGGCCGCCGCCCGCGGCAGGTACCAGCCAATGGGCGATGGCGTGCGGCCGCTGCGCTCGCGTTGGCGGGTGCCGCGGCCCTGGTCAGTGCGACGGCTTCACAGGCGGCGTCGTTGGCCGACGCGCCGGTCTTCTCGCGCAGTTCAATTCTCGGCAACGTGGCGCTCGCACTGTCGGTGGAATGGCCGACGGCCGAGCGCGCGGCGTACCCCGGCACGAACGACTACACGAGCGCAACCACGTACAAGGGATACTTCGATCCCAACAAGTGCTATCAGTACCAGTACGATGCGACCGTCCAGGCGAATCGCTACTTTTATCCTGCGGCCGTGGCGACCAACCGCACTTGCGTGGCGATGTGGAGCGGGAACTTCCTCAACTGGGCTGCCACCCAGACGATCGACCCGTTCCGGCTCGTGATGACCGGCGGCTTTCGGGTGCGTGACGAGCTCAACCTGACGGTTCTTCAGAAGGCGAACCACCCGGCCACGGGACAGCTGTATCCCAACAAGAGCCTGCCCGCCGCCGCAATCGCCGGAGCGACACCGTTCGGGGCGCGTGCCGCGTTCAACACGCGGATCAACGGGGCGGGTTTCGACATGGTGTTCACCGTGTCCGGCGCTGTCGGAGCCATCAGCGGGGCTGTCCCCGCGACGACGGACTTCAACCCGGCCAACGCGCTCGTGAACGCAACGGTCTATCGCATTCCGATTCGCGTGAAGGTGTGCGACCCGACTGCCCCGGGCGGCGTCGAGACGAACTGCAAGCAGTACGGCAGCAACTGGAAGCCGGAAGGCATGATGCAGCAGTACTCGCAGCGGCTGCGTTTCTCGGCGCTGGGCTACCTCAATCAATCAGGCAACGATCGCGATGGTGCGGTCCTGCGCGCTCGCATGAAGTTCGTGGGGCCGACCTACCCGGTGCCTGGCGCACCCAATGCGACGAACGCGGCCGCGGAGTGGGATCCGAACACCGGCATCTTCGTCACCAATCCGGACACCGCGGATGCCGCCGCGACCAACTTGGCCTACGTGCCTGCCACCGCGGTGAGCAACAGCGGTGTCGCCAACTACCTGAACAAGTTCGGCCAGCTGTTTCCCGCCAATGGCTACAAGGGCAACGACCCCGTGGGTGAGTTGTACTACGCCGCGCAGCGCTACTTCAGGAACGTCGGCGAGGTGCCGGAGTGGAACACGCTTCGCCCGACGACCACCGTCGACAGGGCGCTGGACGGATTCCCTGTCGTGCGTACATGGGACGATCCCATCCAGTACTCCTGCCAGAAGAACTTCATCCTGGGCATCGGCGACATCTACACTCACGCCGACAAGAACGTGCCGGGTGCCACGGGCGCGACGCTCGAGCCCGCCAAGCCGGCTTCGGTGACGAGTGACACGGTCGTGGATGGTCAGGCCGCGACCAATCTGGCATTTGCGCTGCAAGGCCTCGCGGCCCCCAACGCCAACAACTACAGCGGGCGCAACAACTCTGCCGCCATGGTCGGTCTGGCGTACTGGGCCAACGTCAACGACATCCGGCCCGATGTTCCCAACGTCGCCAAGACCCAGGGCAAGCAGACCATCCAGACGCTGTGGGTGGACGTGCTCGAGCAACCCTTCGTCAACAACAACCAGTTCTATCTCACCGCCAAGTATGGTGGCTTCATTCCGCCGGCCACACCTCCCTACAGCTTCGCGAACACGACGGCGTTGCCCGATACGTGGTGGTGGACGTCTGGCGAATACGTGACGGGCGCCATCAAGCGGCCGGACAACTACTTCACGGCCGGCAACCCGGACCAGATGATCACCGGCCTGACGCAGGCGTTCCGACGCATCAACTCGCTCAGCTCGGCCTTCACGACCTCGTTCTCGACATCACTGCCCCAGGTGGCCTTGATCGGCACGGCCAGTTTCGGAGCGCAGTACGACGCCAGCAACTGGACCGGCGAGGTGGTGGGCAGCGAGATCAACTTCACCGTCGACGGCACGCCTTCGACAGTCGAGCGCTGGCGTGCGACGACCAAGCTGGCAGCGCAGTTGGCGGGCACGGGCTGGAACACGGCCCGCCGGGTGGCGACCTGGAATGGCGCGAACGGCATTCCTTTCCGTCACGCCAGCCTCACGGCTGCGCAGCAGGCCTCGTTGAACACGAGCTATCGCCCCCTCGTCGACGACGGCGCCGACTACCTGAACTACCTGCGCGGCGAACGCACGCACGAAACCGACTCGACGGTGACGGGTAGCTCGCGCGCGTACCGTGCGCGCGAGCGTCTGCTCGGCGACATCGTGGGTTCGGCCGCACGTCCCGTGGGCCCGCCCTCCCTTCCGCTCGTAGACGATCTCGACAACACCGGCTATTCCACCTTCAAGGACACATACAAGACTCGGCCGACCGTGGTCTACGTGGGTGCCAACGATGGCATGGTGCACGCGTTCAACGGGGCGCTGACGGGCGCCACCGCAGGTCAAGAATTGTTTGCCTACGTGCCGAGCCCCACCTTCGCTGGCCCGAGCAGCCCGTCCATGCCGGAAGTCAACGGACTCGCTGCGCTCGGCAATCCGGACTATGACCACCACTACCTGGTGAACGGTACGCCGACCAACCACGACGTCGACTTCACCCGGACGTGGAACGGCTCGGCCATCGGAACTGGCGCGCCGAACTGGCGTTCACTCCTGATCGGCGGGCTGGGCAAGGGGGGGGCGCTCGTACTATGCCCTTGA
- a CDS encoding transposase: protein MARLPRLSVAGVPHLVEQGGHNGQALFLDSADRRAYRESLREAATASGVALHAYLLDTARVLLLATPRDAGALSRMMQRVGRRYTAEFNRRHERSGTLWSGRFRATVLQPGTCFIAAMRHVESDAAVAGDGGAADGERISSVAHHLGLVVDPLVSDHALFWALGNTPFERHAAYGLLAMQPIQPEERRRFDDAVRKGWALGTEAFLAEIAATTSRRVRPLTAGRPRKSI, encoded by the coding sequence ATGGCGCGGCTGCCTCGGCTCAGCGTTGCCGGTGTGCCGCACCTGGTCGAACAAGGTGGCCACAACGGGCAGGCCCTCTTTCTTGATTCAGCGGACCGCAGGGCTTATCGCGAGAGTCTTCGGGAGGCCGCGACTGCCAGTGGCGTGGCCCTTCACGCCTATCTGCTGGACACGGCACGAGTCCTGCTGCTTGCCACTCCGCGCGATGCAGGAGCCCTGAGCCGGATGATGCAGCGCGTCGGTCGGCGCTACACCGCGGAGTTCAACCGCCGCCACGAACGCAGCGGCACGCTCTGGTCCGGTCGTTTCCGGGCCACGGTGCTGCAGCCAGGCACCTGCTTCATCGCGGCGATGCGCCATGTCGAGTCCGATGCAGCCGTGGCTGGGGACGGAGGTGCTGCTGATGGCGAGCGCATTTCCAGCGTCGCCCATCATCTCGGTCTGGTTGTAGACCCGCTGGTGTCCGATCACGCTCTGTTCTGGGCGCTGGGCAACACACCCTTCGAGCGACACGCGGCATATGGATTGCTTGCAATGCAGCCCATCCAACCCGAGGAGCGCCGCCGCTTTGACGATGCGGTTCGAAAGGGCTGGGCCCTTGGGACGGAAGCGTTTCTCGCCGAGATCGCTGCGACCACCTCGCGGCGCGTTCGCCCGTTGACTGCAGGGCGCCCCCGCAAATCGATCTGA
- a CDS encoding type IV pilin protein, translated as MTVSPRPRIRRPSRGFTLIEVMVVVAIIGILAAISYPSYRDYVIRGRLVDATNGLSTMRADMERHFQDQRTYATVPPFITPCARGVATRTFGDFVVTCIGLLDAGNYTLQAAGSGVTNNFTFTVNNLDVRTTAAPAGSGWTSCVTRWITKKGDACPP; from the coding sequence ATGACCGTTTCGCCTCGTCCGCGCATCCGCCGCCCGTCGCGCGGCTTCACCCTCATCGAAGTCATGGTGGTTGTGGCCATCATCGGCATCCTGGCCGCGATCTCCTATCCGAGCTACCGCGACTACGTCATCCGGGGTCGCCTCGTCGACGCGACAAATGGCCTGTCGACCATGCGTGCCGACATGGAGCGACATTTCCAGGACCAGCGTACCTATGCGACCGTCCCTCCGTTCATCACGCCGTGCGCCCGTGGCGTGGCTACGAGAACGTTCGGTGATTTTGTTGTTACATGTATTGGCCTCCTCGACGCGGGCAACTACACATTGCAGGCAGCTGGCAGTGGAGTGACGAACAACTTCACCTTCACCGTCAACAATCTTGATGTGCGCACCACTGCAGCACCGGCTGGCTCCGGCTGGACGTCCTGCGTCACGCGCTGGATCACAAAGAAGGGTGACGCATGCCCCCCCTGA